The Coffea arabica cultivar ET-39 chromosome 9e, Coffea Arabica ET-39 HiFi, whole genome shotgun sequence genome has a window encoding:
- the LOC140014714 gene encoding LOB domain-containing protein 1-like, whose amino-acid sequence MEHCRQQNTPPSPDQNATPPTQYPCAACKSLRRRCSDKCVLAPYFPSSEPLRFNIVHKVYGASNIIRRLQELPEHQRSDAMKSMVYEAAARIRDPVYGCAGTVTLLQQQILGLQEELAKAQAEILNMQCQIANLVSLNWMEMFPWQEQETINVSGLQQDIIHISEKQPWDDSDTTNFSLEQLCTHEKAMGI is encoded by the exons ATGGAACACTGCCGCCAGCAGAATACTCCACCATCTCCTGATCAAAATGCAACACCACCTACCCAGTATCCTTGCGCAGCATGCAAATCTCTCCGCCGTAGATGTTCCGACAAATGTGTCTTGGCCCCTTATTTTCCTTCCTCGGAACCATTGAGGTTCAACATCGTCCACAAAGTTTATGGAGCTAGCAACATCATCAGAAGGTTGCAG GAACTTCCGGAGCATCAAAGATCAGATGCTATGAAGAGCATGGTTTACGAAGCTGCTGCAAGAATCAGGGATCCAGTTTACGGTTGCGCTGGTACAGTGACCCTCCTTCAGCAGCAAATTCTGGGGCTTCAAGAAGAGTTGGCGAAAGCGCAGGCCGAGATCCTTAATATGCAATGCCAGATTGCCAATTTAGTCTCGTTAAATTGGATGGAAATGTTTCCGTGGCAAGAGCAAGAAACCATTAATGTCTCGGGGCTGCAGCAAGATATTATCCATATATCGGAAAAACAGCCATGGGATGACAGTGACACAACTAATTTTTCTTTAGAACAACTTTGTACACATGAGAAAGCTATGGGCATATGA
- the LOC113710671 gene encoding uncharacterized protein: protein MAWNNRRGARGRNADRMRQDEEDEALLLMSASLMLMHPSLAHVDNNQPLPQHDGSFTDRQWVERVLYGHHRRSIDNMRITTDNFLLLSNILIERQYVPHNYQQRVPIQEALAMTLMLVSHKHTHRVLGTIFDRSIETINRNIKKVLRGLCLFAAEIIRPGDQTAVHPRIANSTNFYPWFKDAVGAMDGTHISACPPTSEQMAYTNRHGWQSQNVLAVCDHDMRFIYVYAGWEGSAHDARVLESALAYPSDFPLPQPGQYYLVDAAYRNAPGFMPPYKNVGSESPSKTLFNTRHSQLRNVIERTFGVLKKRFKWLKGPVDNFYMSTQISIVIACCALHNFLRMHQPEDAHFQRFESQDVHLNEEPEIGGLVPQSFALNVSPAELAEWKAKRDYIATQMYAARGRRRR, encoded by the exons ATGGCCTGGAACAACCGCCGTGGTGCTAGAGGACGCAATGCGGACCGCATGAGGCAAGATGAGGAAGATGAGGCCTTACTTCTTATGAGTGCATCGTTAATGTTAATGCATCCGTCACTTGCACACGTGGATAATAATCAACCACTTCCGCAACATGATGGTTCATTCACAGATAGGCAGTGGGTGGAACGCGTACTCTACGGTCATCATAGACGCTCAATAGACAACATGCGTATCACGACTGATAATTTCTTGCTACTGTCCAATATCCTTATCGAGAGACAGTACGTTCCACACAATTACCAACAGCGCGTGCCCATACAGGAGGCGCTTGCTATGACTTTAATGTTGGTCAGCCACAAGCATACGCACCGTGTGTTGGGGACTATTTTTGATCGATCCATCGAGACGATTAATCGAAATATAAAAAAGGTGCTCCGAGGCCTGTGTCTATTTGCAGCTGAAATAATACGACCGGGTGACCAGACTGCAGTTCATCCACGAATTGCAAACTCAACTAATTTTTATCCGTGGTTCAAG GATGCCGTGGGAGCGATGGATGGCACCCACATCTCAGCTTGTCCTCCGACAAGCGAGCAAATGGCATATACAAATCGGCACGGGTGGCAATCACAGAATGTTCTGGCAGTTTGTGACCATGACATGCGCTTCATCTATGTGTATGCTGGATGGGAGGGAAGTGCACACGATGCGCGAGTGTTGGAGTCAGCATTAGCATATCCGTCCGATTTTCCACTGCCGCAACCTG GCCAGTACTACTTAGTTGATGCGGCATACAGGAATGCTCCTGGTTTCATGCCCCCGTATAAGAACGTGGGGTCCGAATCTCCGTCAAAGACCTTGTTCAATACTCGACATTCGCAACTTCGCAATGTCATTGAGCGCACATTCGGTGTGCTTAAGAAAAGATTCAAATGGTTAAAGGGTCCGGTAGATAATTTCTATATGAGCACTCAAATCAGTATAGTCATTGCTTGTTGTGCGTTGCACAACTTTTTAAGGATGCACCAACCAGAAGATGCTCATTTTCAACGGTTTGAATCACAAGACGTGCACTTAAATGAAGAGCCAGAAATAGGCGGGCTAGTACCTCAGTCGTTCGCATTAAACGTGTCTCCTGCAGAGCTGGCGGAATGGAAAGCTAAACGAGACTACATAGCGACTCAAATGTATGCAGCACGAGGGCGACGCCGCCGTTAA
- the LOC113709730 gene encoding uncharacterized protein isoform X2 — translation MASRIHWTDAMDEAFLTAYVSFRENDVWDKRKSLETNYDMLAAHLVSNHILTVTGQQLQTRFYHIKKKWDLFCNLRGISSKTETGVGWSEDSYCFTADDEHWANLEQTNASYVDFKKENSCYWYDRLTPLLLGRHATGSRAQSASEVVPSEPPRRERSNTVAKNRKGKGQASSSRVPTPVNVPAVEDDDDVYYVPPVPGAVRGKRSASSLGTSGEPEGSRGSKSTRSSTGLEDAISKIGNYTDFVLEDRRSRSEFDSLYGIMQCQDVITSMDIPDEWRLEACDHYAKYENEGARIIFLRASAADRYGYILKLMKLKGLA, via the exons ATGGCTTCTAGGATTCACTGGACTGATGCAATGGATGAAGCTTTCCTCACAGCCTACGTCAGTTTTCGGGAAAATGATGTTTGGGACAAGAGGAAGTCGCTAGAGACCAACTACGACATGTTGGCAGCCCATTTGGTGAGCAATCACATATTGACTGTGACTGGCCAGCAATTGCAGACCAGATTCTATCAcatcaagaagaaatgggacCTGTTCTGCAATCTGCGTGGGATTTCATCAAAAACAGAGACCGGGGTTGGGTGGAGTGAGGACAGCTACTGTTTCACTGCTGATGATGAACATTGGGCCAACTTGGAGCAG ACCAATGCCTCGTACGTTGACTTCAAAAAAGAGAATTCATGCTACTGGTACGATCGGTTGACACCGCTACTGCTTGGAAGACATGCCACAGGCAGCCGTGCCCAGTCTGCAAGCGAGGTAGTTCCATCGGAACCGCCTCGCCGAGAACGGTCCAACACTGTTGCTAAAAATCGGAAGGGAAAAGGTCAAGCCTCTAGTTCGAGGGTGCCTACTCCGGTGAACGTACCAGCAGTTGAGGATGACGACGACGTCTACTATGTTCCCCCAGTTCCTGGTGCAGTTAGAGGAAAACGGTCAGCCTCAAGCTTAGGAACCAGTGGTGAACCTGAAGGGAGTAGAGGTTCAAAATCGACACGGTCATCTACTGGTCTTGAGGATGCTATAAGCAAGATCGGGAATTACACCGACTTCGTTCTTGAGGACAGACGGAGTAGGTCGGAGTTCGACTCCCTCTACGGCATAATGCAGTGCCAGGATGTGATCACCTCAATGGATATTCCGGACGAGTGGAGACTTGAAGCATGTGATCACTATGCCAAATATGAGAACGAGGGTGCAAGGATTATTTTTCTTAGAGCTTCTGCAGCCGATCGCTACGGCTACATCCTCAAGTTGATGAAGCTAAAAGGCTTGGCCTAG
- the LOC113709730 gene encoding uncharacterized protein isoform X1 has product MTAEKRKKPSCDSSPVSCTSDCSTRSSTASNNYIKCLEVYFEQMASRIHWTDAMDEAFLTAYVSFRENDVWDKRKSLETNYDMLAAHLVSNHILTVTGQQLQTRFYHIKKKWDLFCNLRGISSKTETGVGWSEDSYCFTADDEHWANLEQTNASYVDFKKENSCYWYDRLTPLLLGRHATGSRAQSASEVVPSEPPRRERSNTVAKNRKGKGQASSSRVPTPVNVPAVEDDDDVYYVPPVPGAVRGKRSASSLGTSGEPEGSRGSKSTRSSTGLEDAISKIGNYTDFVLEDRRSRSEFDSLYGIMQCQDVITSMDIPDEWRLEACDHYAKYENEGARIIFLRASAADRYGYILKLMKLKGLA; this is encoded by the exons ATGACCGCTGAGAAGAGGAAGAAGCCTTCTTGCGATT CCTCACCTGTTAGCTGTACGTCCGATTGCTCTACCCGTTCGTCAACTGCATCCAACAACTACATCAAGTGCCTTGAGGTCTATTTTGAG CAAATGGCTTCTAGGATTCACTGGACTGATGCAATGGATGAAGCTTTCCTCACAGCCTACGTCAGTTTTCGGGAAAATGATGTTTGGGACAAGAGGAAGTCGCTAGAGACCAACTACGACATGTTGGCAGCCCATTTGGTGAGCAATCACATATTGACTGTGACTGGCCAGCAATTGCAGACCAGATTCTATCAcatcaagaagaaatgggacCTGTTCTGCAATCTGCGTGGGATTTCATCAAAAACAGAGACCGGGGTTGGGTGGAGTGAGGACAGCTACTGTTTCACTGCTGATGATGAACATTGGGCCAACTTGGAGCAG ACCAATGCCTCGTACGTTGACTTCAAAAAAGAGAATTCATGCTACTGGTACGATCGGTTGACACCGCTACTGCTTGGAAGACATGCCACAGGCAGCCGTGCCCAGTCTGCAAGCGAGGTAGTTCCATCGGAACCGCCTCGCCGAGAACGGTCCAACACTGTTGCTAAAAATCGGAAGGGAAAAGGTCAAGCCTCTAGTTCGAGGGTGCCTACTCCGGTGAACGTACCAGCAGTTGAGGATGACGACGACGTCTACTATGTTCCCCCAGTTCCTGGTGCAGTTAGAGGAAAACGGTCAGCCTCAAGCTTAGGAACCAGTGGTGAACCTGAAGGGAGTAGAGGTTCAAAATCGACACGGTCATCTACTGGTCTTGAGGATGCTATAAGCAAGATCGGGAATTACACCGACTTCGTTCTTGAGGACAGACGGAGTAGGTCGGAGTTCGACTCCCTCTACGGCATAATGCAGTGCCAGGATGTGATCACCTCAATGGATATTCCGGACGAGTGGAGACTTGAAGCATGTGATCACTATGCCAAATATGAGAACGAGGGTGCAAGGATTATTTTTCTTAGAGCTTCTGCAGCCGATCGCTACGGCTACATCCTCAAGTTGATGAAGCTAAAAGGCTTGGCCTAG
- the LOC113710670 gene encoding LOB domain-containing protein 1-like, whose product MEHCRQQNTPPSPDQNATPPTQYPCAACKSLRRRCSDKCVLAPYFPSSEPLRFNIVHKVYGASNIIRRLQELPEHQRSDAMKSMVYEAAARIRDPVYGCAGTVTLLQQQILGLQEELAKAQAEILNMQCQIANLVSLIWMEMFPSQEQETISVSGLQQDIIHMPEKQPLDDSDTTNGSLEPLCTHEKAMGI is encoded by the exons ATGGAACACTGCCGCCAGCAGAATACTCCACCATCTCCTGATCAAAATGCAACACCACCTACCCAGTATCCTTGCGCAGCATGCAAATCTCTCCGCCGTAGATGTTCCGACAAATGTGTCTTGGCCCCTTATTTTCCTTCCTCGGAACCATTGAGGTTCAACATCGTCCACAAAGTTTATGGAGCTAGCAACATCATCAGAAGGTTGCAG GAACTTCCGGAGCATCAAAGATCAGATGCTATGAAGAGCATGGTTTACGAAGCTGCTGCAAGAATCAGGGATCCAGTTTACGGTTGCGCTGGTACAGTGACCCTCCTTCAGCAGCAAATTCTGGGGCTTCAAGAAGAGTTGGCGAAAGCGCAGGCCGAGATCCTTAATATGCAATGCCAGATTGCCAATTTAGTCTCGTTAATTTGGATGGAAATGTTTCCGTCGCAAGAGCAAGAAACCATTAGTGTCTCGGGGCTGCAGCAAGATATTATCCATATGCCGGAAAAACAGCCATTGGATGACAGTGACACAACTAATGGTTCTTTAGAACCACTTTGTACACATGAGAAAGCTATGGGCATATGA
- the LOC113709300 gene encoding uncharacterized protein — protein MNPNPPPNPSLNPSQLITTITNLLTTQKSPLSPPNSALLRPYLPHLTPPILHSIFTSPTLLSSHSTSLLSFFKLVQSHKPCLTLPLPSLISLLNSLFRRNKFADAKALLLSFISSDHPRHNLHHHLLHPSKSLPPPNNALLDTSIGAYCQCGHTHLAAMVFKKMKRLRLRPNLLTLNTLLNSLVKYPSTHSVHFCKELLNDALKLGVKTNTNTFNILISGYCLEYKFRDATNLLNEMKEFGCEPDSVSYNTILDALGKKGRLQEVRDLLLDMKNRGLVPNRNTYNILVNGYCKMGWLKDAAKITELMTQNSLLPDIWTYNMLINGLCNEGRINEAFKLRDDMEGLKLYPDVVTYNTLINGCFENGKSSEAFQLLEEMKGRGVKLNEVTHNIVVKWYSNAGKMREASDVLRRMEEDGFSPDCLTYNTLISGYCKAGNLAEAFRMMNEMGGKGLKMDTVTLNTALHSLCQQRMLNEARDLLKSAVKRGYIVDEVSYGTLIVGYFKDENVDTALKLWSEMKEKGIFPSIITYNSVIAGLCKTGKTEQAMGKLNELLENGLVPDEITYNTIIQGYCWEGNIEKAFLFHNKMVEKSFKPGIYTCNILLRGLCRERMLSKAIKLFKTWISKGKVLDAVTYNTLITALCKEGRLDEALGLVAEMQEKKLEPDSYTYNAIVGAFADVGRINEAKELLPKMAEMGISFDLPAAINKEQDAAGESSDQFDQSSIATAEQITELCTKGRFKDAMHIYGEMTKKGIAVHRSAYIALMNGLVKRRKSTLKSV, from the coding sequence ATGAACCCAAATCCCCCTCCAAACCCCTCCTTAAACCCTTCTCAACTGATCACCACCATCACCAACCTCCTCACCACCCAAAAAAGCCCCTTATCGCCGCCCAACTCCGCCCTCCTCCGCCCTTATCTCCCCCACCTAACCCCACCGATCCTCCACTCCATTTTCACTTCCCCCACCCTCCTCTCCTCCCACTCCACTTCCCTCCTCTCTTTCTTCAAGCTGGTGCAATCCCACAAGCCCTGCCTCACCCTCCCCCTCCCTTCCCTAATCTCCCTCCTCAATTCCCTCTTCCGCCGCAACAAATTTGCCGATGCCAAGGCCCTCCTCCTTTCCTTCATTTCCTCCGATCACCCCCGCCACAacctccaccaccacctcctccaccCCTCCAAATCCCTCCCTCCGCCCAATAATGCCCTTTTGGACACTTCCATTGGCGCCTACTGCCAATGCGGCCACACCCACCTCGCCGCCATGGTTTTCAAGAAGATGAAGCGCCTCCGCCTTCGCCCGAATCTACTCACTCTCAATACCCTCTTGAATTCGCTGGTAAAGTACCCTTCCACCCACTCAGTCCATTTTTGTAAAGAGTTATTGAATGATGCTCTTAAGCTCGGCGTTAAGACAAATACAAATACTTTTAATATCTTGATAAGCGGATATTGTTTGGAATATAAGTTCAGAGATGCTACTAATTTgttgaatgaaatgaaggaGTTTGGTTGTGAACCAGATAGTGTGAGTTATAATACGATATTGGATGCCTTAGGTAAGAAGGGTAGGTTGCAAGAGGTTCGTGATTTATTGCTCGATATGAAGAACAGAGGGTTGGTTCCGAATAGGAATACATATAATATCTTGGTTAACGGGTACTGTAAAATGGGGTGGTTGAAGGATGCTGCTAAGATCACTGAGTTGATGACCCAAAATAGTTTGTTGCCTGACATTTGGACTTACAATATGTTGATTAACGGGTTGTGCAATGAGGGAAGGATTAATGAGGCCTTTAAGCTTCGTGACGATATGGAGGGGTTGAAATTGTATCCCGATGTGGTTACTTATAATACTTTGATTAACGGGTGCTTCGAAAATGGAAAGAGTTCTGAGGCTTTTCAGTTGCTTGAGGAGATGAAAGGAAGAGGAGTGAAACTAAATGAGGTTACTCATAATATCGTGGTTAAGTGGTATAGTAATGCAGGGAAGATGCGTGAAGCTAGTGATGTTTTACGTAGGATGGAAGAGGATGGGTTTTCTCCAGATTGTCTAACCTACAACACTTTGATAAGCGGATACTGCAAAGCTGGGAACTTGGCTGAAGCTTTTAGAATGATGAACGAAATGGGTGGTAAAGGTTTGAAAATGGATACTGTGACTCTGAATACTGCTCTTCACTCTCTTTGTCAACAAAGGATGCTTAATGAGGCACGTGACTTACTTAAGAGTGCAGTAAAGCGAGGTTATATTGTCGATGAAGTTAGTTATGGCACTCTAATTGTCGGTTACTTTAAAGATGAAAATGTGGACACAGCTCTCAAGCTCTGGAGTGAGATGAAAGAAAAAGGTATTTTTCCCAGCATTATCACATACAACTCTGTGATAGCAGGGCTTTGCAAGACTGGAAAAACTGAACAAGCAATGGGGAAACTCAATGAGCTTTTGGAGAATGGGTTGGTCCCTGATGAAATTACCTACAACACAATTATTCAAGGCTACTGCTGGGAGGGAAATATTGAGAAAGCATTTCTCTTTCACAATAAAATGGTTGAGAAATCATTCAAACCTGGCATCTATACATGCAATATTCTTCTTCGTGGGCTTTGCAGGGAAAGGATGCTTTCAAAAGCTATCAAGCTATTTAAAACATGGATATCGAAGGGGAAAGTTCTTGATGCAGTAACTTACAACACATTGATAACGGCCTTATGTAAAGAAGGGAGGCTTGATGAGGCATTGGGCCTTGTTgctgaaatgcaagaaaagaagcTAGAGCCTGACAGTTACACATATAATGCCATTGTTGGTGCATTTGCTGATGTGGGAAGAATAAATGAAGCGAAGGAGCTCCTGCCAAAAATGGCTGAAATGGGAATATCATTTGACCTACCTGCAGCAATAAACAAAGAGCAAGATGCCGCTGGTGAATCATCAGATCAGTTTGATCAAAGTTCTATTGCTACTGCAGAGCAGATAACTGAGCTATGTACTAAAGGGAGATTCAAAGATGCCATGCACATATATGGAGAAATGACTAAGAAGGGTATTGCTGTTCACAGATCTGCATATATTGCCCTAATGAATGGGCTTGTCAAGAGGAGGAAAAGTACACTGAAGTctgtttga
- the LOC113709475 gene encoding uncharacterized protein, with amino-acid sequence MESSNGSKTSQPAPAVVKLKPIEATPETFQEFGQVIEASPDGEEFGPADAQLDLSRGIPRFYIMHLEDRALKFSNITHHANVTQCLGSIGGNVWYLGVAKPSIVDPSEIKGTTGADVIQSHCGHYHVPPSVDDVRAFRISGPKFLKLNRGTWHAGPLFKQDAMDFYNLELSNTNVVDHTTHNFVKKNNVVFMLDD; translated from the exons ATGGAATCTTCCAACGGTTCAAAGACGTCGCAGCCGGCGCCGGCGGTGGTGAAGCTGAAACCCATTGAAGCCACTCCAGAAACCTTCCAAGAATTCGGCCAAGTGATTGAGGCCAGCCCTGATGGTGAAGAGTTTGGCCCTGCTGACGCTCAACTTGACCTCTCCCGTGGGATTCCAAG GTTTTATATTATGCATCTTGAAGATAGGGCTCTCAAGTTTTCCAACATAACCCATCATGCTAATGTCACCCAGTGTTTGGGTTCAATTGGTGGCAATGTCTGGTATCTTGGAGTTGCTAAACCATCGATTGTCGATCCAAGTGAAATTAAGGGCACAACAGGGGCGGACGTTATACAATCACATTGCGGCCATTACCATGTTCCTCCCTCTGTTGATGATGTGCGTGCTTTCAGAATTTCAGGTCCTAAGTTTCTGAAGTTGAATCGTGGTACGTGGCACGCAGGGCCTCTGTTTAAGCAAGATGCAATGGACTTTTACAACCTAGAACTCAGCAACACCAAT GTGGTTGACCACACAACACATAACTTTGTTAAGAAGAATAACGTGGTCTTTATGTTGGATGACTAG